From one Lasioglossum baleicum chromosome 11, iyLasBale1, whole genome shotgun sequence genomic stretch:
- the Mrpl28 gene encoding mitochondrial ribosomal protein L28, translating into MSVKHLAQKLYYMPRPTRWSKGVGAALPEEYKKFWREWKLQEPTAVHYIKQEGKYYKDENTGIVQEVQNIPIPLLYPKELHSGIWGGEAVIQGFLRKGRRTRRVPKFWFPALKKSVVYSEVLDTYMRLVVTSRTIHLIHEHYGFDHYLLKTPACDLRSELALKIKRQILLALIDKTLYPNDSEKREEIFNKYKEYLTAYTREEIEWYGLTFKDAVRKYLKQQEKLQITQPLKIQYRAELIEKLKGANANETEAEDSSLEVSSWMSKLNPFAKNVKAK; encoded by the exons ATGTCGGTCAAACACCTTGCTCAg aaattgtactACATGCCTAGACCAACACGATGGTCGAAGGGAGTCGGTGCGGCATTACCGGAGGAGTATAAAAAATTTTGGAGAGAATGGAAACTGCAAGAACCCACGGCTGTCCATTACATAAAACAAGAAGGCAAATACTACAAAGATGAGAACACAGGAATTGT ACAAGAAGTTCAAAATATACCAATTCCATTGCTGTATCCCAAAGAATTGCACAGCGGTATTTGGGGTGGCGAAGCAGTAATACAAGGCTTTCTAAGGAAAGGCAGACGAACCCGTAGAGTTCCAAAATTCTGGTTTCCTGCTCTCAAGAAGTCTGTAGTGTACAGCGAAGTTCTAGATACATATATGAGGCTCGTGGTCACTAGTAGGactattcatttaattcatgaaCATTATGGCTTCGATCATTACTTATTGAAG ACTCCAGCTTGTGATTTAAGATCGGAGCTTGCACTGAAAATAAAACGCCAAATACTACTAGCATTAATTGATAAAACATTATATCCAAATGATTCTGAAAAGagggaagaaatttttaataaatataaggaatatttaacagcg tATACACGAGAGGAAATCGAGTGGTATGGACTAACATTTAAAGATGCAGTTCGGAAATATCTTAAGCAGCAAGAGAAGCTGCAAATAACACAACCCTTGAAAATACAATACAGGGCTGAACTAATCGAGAAACTTAAGGGGGCTAACGCCAACGAAACAGAAGCtgaagattcatcattgga AGTTTCGTCTTGGATGTCGAAATTGAATCCGTTCGCCAAGAATGTCAAAGCCAAGTGA
- the Use1 gene encoding LOW QUALITY PROTEIN: vesicle transport protein Use1 (The sequence of the model RefSeq protein was modified relative to this genomic sequence to represent the inferred CDS: inserted 1 base in 1 codon; substituted 1 base at 1 genomic stop codon), whose protein sequence is MNLMTREEINIRRLLTRCELIAKDDPHKDWKLEKYILALDDMVKQLQTLPSKPSKDVMMDYNKRIDFLKGLVNTAKLTNPVDRVAAVQMLSKGSTTFNDLLGSNITTQIHQKTTAKYNRELRAELFHSDKGNRMXLTINKSQNKYPXYHYIYLGSLEDGVRQRFTSANMQDEDLDALLKYNRNIQEKIAENMLSMTSSMKEHALAANAIIKKDIGLLERSDKLTDVNTNKLNTQSLKLKEHTTSYWRCWMWVMIAFVLVVFFNMVLFMKVARKRV, encoded by the exons ATGAATTTAATGACCAGAGAAGAGATTAATATCAGACGACTGTTAACGAGATGCGAATTAATAGCGAAAGATGATCCTCATAAAGATTGGAAACTGGAAAAG TATATCCTTGCTTTAGATGACATGGTCAAACAATTACAAACATTGCCaag tAAACCAAGTAAAGATGTTATGATGGATTATAATAAACGAATAGACTTTCTGAAAGGGCTTGTGAACACAGCGAAACTAACTAATCCTGTGGATAGAGTTGCAGCAGTACAAATGTTATCAAAAGGTTCTACAACGTTCAATGATTTATTAGGTTCGAATATAACAACACAGATTCATCAAAAAACTACAGCAAAATATAATAGAGAATTACGGGCAGAATTATTTCACAGCGACAAAGGTAACCGAA ATTTGACAATAAATAAGTCACAAAATAAATATCCATAGTACCATTACATTTATCTAGGGTCATTGGAGGATGGTGTGAGGCAAAGATTTACTAGCGCAAACATGCAAGATGAAGATTTAGATGCGCTGTTAAAGTACAATAGAAATATACAAGAGAAGATTGCAGAGAATATGCTGTCAATGACCAGTAGCATGAAAGAACACGCACTGGCAGCAAATGCTATTATAAAGAAAGACATAGGATTGCTTGAAAGGTCCGACAAGTTAACAGATGTCAATACAAACAAATTAAATACGCAATCTTTGAAATTAAAAGAGCATACTACATCATATTGGAGATGTTGGATGTGGGTGATGATAGCATTTGTGTTAGTTGTCTTCTTTA atATGGTATTATTTATGAAGGTTGCGAGAAAGAGAGTTTAA
- the Josd gene encoding josephin domain containing isoform X1 yields MVANTAADMNESIYHERQVKELCALHALNNLFQERGFSKQELDKICYNLSPDVWINPHKSLLGLGNYDINVIMAALQQKGREAVWFDKRRDPTCLCLDNIEGFILNVPTEYKLGFVLLPLKRRHWIALKKIHGAFYNLDSKLDSPQLIGKDHDLLVYLKDQIDSKEKELFLVVSTEIGSNQGWLMNTYANNEGISADHNSITYIEDAYTDVDLIKEESKEMNENEESVDNKNSRPNKFINGNDNRSGDSDSRELKNEANKLKIT; encoded by the exons ATGGTTGCAAATACAGCAGCTGATATGAATGAATCCATTTACCATGAAAGACAA GTAAAAGAACTTTGTGCTTTGCACGCGTTAAACAACCTGTTCCAAGAAAGAGGATTCAGCAAACAGGAATTAGACAAGATTTGTTATAATCTAAGCCCAGATGTGTGGATCAATCCTCATAAATCGTTGCTAGGACTCGGTAATTATGATATCAATGTTATCATGGCTGCGTTGCAACAAAAGGGACGCGAAGCTGTTTGGTTTGACAAACGCAG AGATCCTACATGTCTGTGTTTGGATAACATAGAAGGCTTTATATTGAATGTACCAACAGAATATAAATTAGGTTTTGTGCTGCTTCCCTTGAAAAGACGTCATTGGATCGCTCTGAAGAAAATTCATGGTGCCTTTTATAATCTTGACTCGAAACTGGACTCTCCCCAACTCATAGGAAAG GACCATGATTTGCTCGTGTATCTAAAGGACCAGATAGACAGTAAGGAGAAAGAGTTGTTTCTTGTTGTATCAACAGAAATAGGCAGTAATCAAGGATGGTTGATGAACACATATGCAAACAACGAAGGGATTAGTGCAGATCATAATTCCATAACGTACATTGAAGATGCTTACACTGACGTGGACTTAATAAAAGAGGAGTCTAAAGAAATGAATGAGAATGAAGAGTCTGTAGATAATAAAAACTCTAG gccaaataaatttattaatgggAACGACAATAGATCAGGGGATTCTGATTCCAGGGAATTGAAAAACGAagcaaacaaattgaaaataacttGA
- the Grip75 gene encoding gamma-tubulin complex component 4 isoform X2 has product MLHEVLLSLWGCSTNVSHLLETNTVDLEKYLHPGERALLTRILDIVEECNVIRNFVQEYTTFNITKSNEGLYLQALCEGMDQSLEPFREEIVDLESIVLHDSYTPLSLILCRVQKYTGLFSVLNSIIREINTQKIHGCKLLQCLHQNMHTGIPEVKKALEKVSLSIHIVFYKQLTSWLLYGNLEDTHNEFFIQKISDGQNSLILADNKNNADTKNVKLNSDMWDYDVQVDMLPAYIRPSLATKILTIGQTIIMFGNDPRQKKDFAVDDQTEFSIWGDKEYEYFLKIQNLQKNPTFNIVEFERTIDELKRCVTELLWRVAVEESQLVQQLKLVKDFFLMGRGDLFLEFVRLTAHILNKSPTNHTSRDINLAFQIALRKMHLNDESAMESFNFLVPVPLEDSDETETDGAEITDREREDPIERRGWGMIILKYKVIWPLHLLFSPSALVDYNTLFRFLLRVKKTQIDLWNLWSEHMYNKNIDIGVIQLRNNLIFIIDNLQYYLQVDVLESQYTIMEANMKNTRNFEDVQKAHTIFLANVMSQTFLLGSTTERKNPVNKLIKLLLRLCDDFILQASMWEVGNLLLTEKEELKTLSDTLESLMSWLTKTLNRVRAQPSGEHLAQLLLRLDFNRWFSKKI; this is encoded by the exons atgttgcACGAAGTATTGCTGTCATTGTGGGGGTGTTCGACAAATGTTTCACATCTATTGGAGACGAAT ACTGTAgatcttgaaaaatatttacatcCTGGGGAACGTGCATTACTTACAAGAATATTGGACATAGTTGAGGAGTGCAATGTTATTAGAAACTTTGTTCAAGAGtatacaacattcaatattacaaAATCCAATGAAG GTTTATATTTACAAGCTCTCTGTGAAGGAATGGATCAATCTTTAGAACCATTCCGTGAAGAAATTGTTGATTTAGAGAGCATTGTTCTTCATGACAGTTATACGCCGTTATCGTTAATTCTCTGTCGTGTCCAGAAGTATACAGGTTTATTTTCTGTTCTGAATTCTATTATAAGAGAA ATTAATACACAAAAGATTCATGGTTGTAAATTGTTACAATGTTTGCATCAAAATATGCATactggtattcctgaagtaaagaAGGCTTTGGAAAA GGTATCCCTTAGTATACATATAGTTTTCTACAAACAATTAACAAGCTGGCTTTTGTATGGTAATTTGGAGGACACGCACAATGAGTTTTTCATCCAAAAGATATCAGATGGACAAAACAGCTTGATATTGGCAGATAATAAGAACAATGCTGAtacgaaaaatgtaaaattaaacTCGGATATGTGGGATTATGATGTTCAAGTGGACATGTTACCTGCTTACATTAGGCCATCATTAGCAACTAAGATTTTGACTATAGGGCAAACTATTATAATGTTTGGGAATGATCCAAGGCAAAAGAAAG ACTTTGCAGTAGACGATCAGACCGAATTTTCTATATGGGGAGATAAAGAATACgagtattttcttaaaattcaaaatcttCAGAAAAACCCAACTTTTAATATTGTCGAATTTGAACGTACAATCGACGAATTGAAACGTTGCGTAACTGAATTATTATGGCGAGTTGCCGTCGAGGAATCTCAACTAGTACAACAGCTTAAATTAGTAAAAGACTTCTTCCTTATGGGTCGGGGTGATTTGTTTCTCGAATTTGTTAGACTCACTGCTCATATACTGAACAAATCGCCGACGAATCATACATCCAGAGATATCAATCTAGCTTTTCAAATTGCATTAAGAAAAATGCACTTGAACGATGAAAGTGCTATGGAGAGTTTCAATTTTTTAGTACCAGTTCCACTGGAAGATAGCGATGAAACTGAAACAGACGGCGCAGAAATTACAGACAGAGAACGAGAAGATCCCATTG AAAGGCGCGGATGGGGGATGATCAttttaaagtacaaagtcaTATGGCCATTACACTTATTATTTAGTCCATCTGCTTTAGTCGATTATAATACattatttcgatttttattaaGAGTTAAGAAAACTCAAATTGATCTGTGGAATCTATGGAGTGAACACATGTATAATAAGAACAT TGATATAGGTGTAATACAACtaagaaataatttaatatttattattgataATTTACAATACTATCTGCAAGTGGACGTATTAGAAAGTCAATACACTATAATGGAAGCGAATATGAAAAATACTCGGAATTTTGAAGACGTGCAAAAAGCACACACTATTTTTCTAGCGAACGTTATGTCTCAAACATTTTTGCTGGGAAGTACAACGGAACGAAAAAATCCT gTAAATAAATTGATAAAACTTTTACTGCGACTTTGCGACGATTTTATCTTGCAAGCATCGATGTGGGAAGTAGGCAATTTACTTTTAACAGAGAAGGAAGAACTCAAAACGTTGTCCGACACTCTTGAAAGTTTAATGAGTTGGCTAACGAAAACATTAAATAGAGTCCGTGCACAACCTAGCGGAGAACACTTAGCACAATTATTATTGAGACTGGATTTCAACAGATGGTTTAGCAAAAAGATATGA
- the Grip75 gene encoding gamma-tubulin complex component 4 isoform X1, whose product MLHEVLLSLWGCSTNVSHLLETNTVDLEKYLHPGERALLTRILDIVEECNVIRNFVQEYTTFNITKSNEELQNLPQGLYLQALCEGMDQSLEPFREEIVDLESIVLHDSYTPLSLILCRVQKYTGLFSVLNSIIREINTQKIHGCKLLQCLHQNMHTGIPEVKKALEKVSLSIHIVFYKQLTSWLLYGNLEDTHNEFFIQKISDGQNSLILADNKNNADTKNVKLNSDMWDYDVQVDMLPAYIRPSLATKILTIGQTIIMFGNDPRQKKDFAVDDQTEFSIWGDKEYEYFLKIQNLQKNPTFNIVEFERTIDELKRCVTELLWRVAVEESQLVQQLKLVKDFFLMGRGDLFLEFVRLTAHILNKSPTNHTSRDINLAFQIALRKMHLNDESAMESFNFLVPVPLEDSDETETDGAEITDREREDPIERRGWGMIILKYKVIWPLHLLFSPSALVDYNTLFRFLLRVKKTQIDLWNLWSEHMYNKNIDIGVIQLRNNLIFIIDNLQYYLQVDVLESQYTIMEANMKNTRNFEDVQKAHTIFLANVMSQTFLLGSTTERKNPVNKLIKLLLRLCDDFILQASMWEVGNLLLTEKEELKTLSDTLESLMSWLTKTLNRVRAQPSGEHLAQLLLRLDFNRWFSKKI is encoded by the exons atgttgcACGAAGTATTGCTGTCATTGTGGGGGTGTTCGACAAATGTTTCACATCTATTGGAGACGAAT ACTGTAgatcttgaaaaatatttacatcCTGGGGAACGTGCATTACTTACAAGAATATTGGACATAGTTGAGGAGTGCAATGTTATTAGAAACTTTGTTCAAGAGtatacaacattcaatattacaaAATCCAATGAAG aattgcaAAATTTACCTCAAGGTTTATATTTACAAGCTCTCTGTGAAGGAATGGATCAATCTTTAGAACCATTCCGTGAAGAAATTGTTGATTTAGAGAGCATTGTTCTTCATGACAGTTATACGCCGTTATCGTTAATTCTCTGTCGTGTCCAGAAGTATACAGGTTTATTTTCTGTTCTGAATTCTATTATAAGAGAA ATTAATACACAAAAGATTCATGGTTGTAAATTGTTACAATGTTTGCATCAAAATATGCATactggtattcctgaagtaaagaAGGCTTTGGAAAA GGTATCCCTTAGTATACATATAGTTTTCTACAAACAATTAACAAGCTGGCTTTTGTATGGTAATTTGGAGGACACGCACAATGAGTTTTTCATCCAAAAGATATCAGATGGACAAAACAGCTTGATATTGGCAGATAATAAGAACAATGCTGAtacgaaaaatgtaaaattaaacTCGGATATGTGGGATTATGATGTTCAAGTGGACATGTTACCTGCTTACATTAGGCCATCATTAGCAACTAAGATTTTGACTATAGGGCAAACTATTATAATGTTTGGGAATGATCCAAGGCAAAAGAAAG ACTTTGCAGTAGACGATCAGACCGAATTTTCTATATGGGGAGATAAAGAATACgagtattttcttaaaattcaaaatcttCAGAAAAACCCAACTTTTAATATTGTCGAATTTGAACGTACAATCGACGAATTGAAACGTTGCGTAACTGAATTATTATGGCGAGTTGCCGTCGAGGAATCTCAACTAGTACAACAGCTTAAATTAGTAAAAGACTTCTTCCTTATGGGTCGGGGTGATTTGTTTCTCGAATTTGTTAGACTCACTGCTCATATACTGAACAAATCGCCGACGAATCATACATCCAGAGATATCAATCTAGCTTTTCAAATTGCATTAAGAAAAATGCACTTGAACGATGAAAGTGCTATGGAGAGTTTCAATTTTTTAGTACCAGTTCCACTGGAAGATAGCGATGAAACTGAAACAGACGGCGCAGAAATTACAGACAGAGAACGAGAAGATCCCATTG AAAGGCGCGGATGGGGGATGATCAttttaaagtacaaagtcaTATGGCCATTACACTTATTATTTAGTCCATCTGCTTTAGTCGATTATAATACattatttcgatttttattaaGAGTTAAGAAAACTCAAATTGATCTGTGGAATCTATGGAGTGAACACATGTATAATAAGAACAT TGATATAGGTGTAATACAACtaagaaataatttaatatttattattgataATTTACAATACTATCTGCAAGTGGACGTATTAGAAAGTCAATACACTATAATGGAAGCGAATATGAAAAATACTCGGAATTTTGAAGACGTGCAAAAAGCACACACTATTTTTCTAGCGAACGTTATGTCTCAAACATTTTTGCTGGGAAGTACAACGGAACGAAAAAATCCT gTAAATAAATTGATAAAACTTTTACTGCGACTTTGCGACGATTTTATCTTGCAAGCATCGATGTGGGAAGTAGGCAATTTACTTTTAACAGAGAAGGAAGAACTCAAAACGTTGTCCGACACTCTTGAAAGTTTAATGAGTTGGCTAACGAAAACATTAAATAGAGTCCGTGCACAACCTAGCGGAGAACACTTAGCACAATTATTATTGAGACTGGATTTCAACAGATGGTTTAGCAAAAAGATATGA
- the Josd gene encoding josephin domain containing isoform X2 — protein sequence MVANTAADMNESIYHERQVKELCALHALNNLFQERGFSKQELDKICYNLSPDVWINPHKSLLGLGNYDINVIMAALQQKGREAVWFDKRRDPTCLCLDNIEGFILNVPTEYKLGFVLLPLKRRHWIALKKIHGAFYNLDSKLDSPQLIGKDHDLLVYLKDQIDSKEKELFLVVSTEIGSNQGWLMNTYANNEGISADHNSITYIEDAYTDVDLIKEESKEMNENEESVDNKNSR from the exons ATGGTTGCAAATACAGCAGCTGATATGAATGAATCCATTTACCATGAAAGACAA GTAAAAGAACTTTGTGCTTTGCACGCGTTAAACAACCTGTTCCAAGAAAGAGGATTCAGCAAACAGGAATTAGACAAGATTTGTTATAATCTAAGCCCAGATGTGTGGATCAATCCTCATAAATCGTTGCTAGGACTCGGTAATTATGATATCAATGTTATCATGGCTGCGTTGCAACAAAAGGGACGCGAAGCTGTTTGGTTTGACAAACGCAG AGATCCTACATGTCTGTGTTTGGATAACATAGAAGGCTTTATATTGAATGTACCAACAGAATATAAATTAGGTTTTGTGCTGCTTCCCTTGAAAAGACGTCATTGGATCGCTCTGAAGAAAATTCATGGTGCCTTTTATAATCTTGACTCGAAACTGGACTCTCCCCAACTCATAGGAAAG GACCATGATTTGCTCGTGTATCTAAAGGACCAGATAGACAGTAAGGAGAAAGAGTTGTTTCTTGTTGTATCAACAGAAATAGGCAGTAATCAAGGATGGTTGATGAACACATATGCAAACAACGAAGGGATTAGTGCAGATCATAATTCCATAACGTACATTGAAGATGCTTACACTGACGTGGACTTAATAAAAGAGGAGTCTAAAGAAATGAATGAGAATGAAGAGTCTGTAGATAATAAAAACTCTAGGTAA
- the Snx1 gene encoding sorting nexin 1: MADIKESPPLFDTNEAKVDDLDDDDEDIFASAVQDQSQLEDSSPYNGISSIPAELPKLTLRDAPEENSFSSVSSPVPGPLSPPLGPMGSDIGDLHDVPINDNADVLPTNIVQNQSVDEVAADSSDVFLKITVTSPQKIGDGMGAYVAYKVETKTNMPIFRKRNFSVIRRFSDFLGLHDKLTDKYLRNGRIIPPAPEKSVIGTTKIKMSGDKSQEQNSSSTEFIEKRRAALERYLNRTAAHPVLSVDPDFREFLEADMELPKATNTSALSGKGVMRLFNKVGETVNKITYKMDETDKWFEEKTSQIYSLDIQLRALHSAVDTLNNQRRELATCTGATARSIAVLGHGEPGASLGRALAQLAETLEKIEVIRKAQSNSDLYQFGEMLRDYVALIGAIKDVFHERVKVFQNWQHAEMVLNKKREQKARLEQSSRSDKTSQAATEVIEWEAKVERGQEEFDNISKMIKKEVERFELGRVEDFKEQLTEYLESMLLYQNQIIKFWESFLPEARAVA; this comes from the exons ATGGCTGATATTAAAGAATCTCCGCCGCTCTTCGACACAAACGAGGCGAAAGTTGATGATTTAGACGACGACGATGAAGATATTTTCGCGTCGGCTGTACAG GATCAGAGCCAGTTGGAAGACTCGTCTCCCTACAATGGAATTTCCTCGATCCCTGCGGAACTACCAAAGTTGACGCTACGAGATGCACCTGAAGAGAATTCATTCTCATCTGTGTCGAGTCCTGTACCAGGACCCTTAAGTCCACCGTTGGGTCCAATGGGTAGCGACATAGGCGATCTCCATGATGTCCCCATAAATGATAATGCTGATGTTCTGCCAACAAACATTGTCCAAAACCAATCGGTAGACGAG GTAGCAGCAGATTCGTCCGATGTGttcttgaaaattacagtcacttCCCCTCAGAAAATTGGAGATGGCATGGGCGCTTATGTAGCCTACAAAGTTGAAACCAAAACAAATATGCCGATATTTAGAAAGCGAAATTTCAGTGTCATTAGACGCTTCAGTGATTTCCTTGGCCTTCATGACAAATTGACAGACAAATATCTTAGAAATGGTAGAATAATTCCTCCTGCTCCAGAAAAAAGTGTTatcg GAAcaactaaaataaaaatgtcaggtGATAAGAGTCAAGAACAGAATTCTAGCTCtacagaatttattgaaaaacgcAGAGCAGCACTTGAAAGATACTTAAATAGAACTGCAGCGCATCCAGTGCTCAGCGTTGATCCTgattttagagaatttttggAAGCAG ATATGGAATTACCTAAAGCTACCAACACGTCTGCGCTTAGTGGCAAAGGAGTGATGAGACTATTTAACAAAGTCGGAGAAACCGTTAACAAGATAACATATAAAATGGATGAAACTGATAag TGGTTCGAAGAGAAGACTTCACAAATTTATTCTCTCGATATACAATTACGAGCATTACATTCCGCTGTTGACACTTTAAATAATCAGAGAAGGGAGTTAGCGACGTGTACAGGTGCAACAGCAAGATCTATTGCTGTTCTTGGTCATGGGGAACCGGGTGCATCTCTGGGAAGGGCATTAGCTCAGCTAGCCGAGACTTTGGAGAAAATAGAAGTGATTAGAAAAGCACAAAGCAATAGCGATCTCTATCAATTTGGAGAAATGTTAAGAGACTATGTTGCGCTGATTGGAGCGATAAAG GATGTATTCCACGAGCGAGTAAAAGTTTTCCAGAATTGGCAACATGCTGAAATGGTGTTAAATAAAAAGCGGGAGCAGAAAGCAAGGCTAGAACAATCCAGTAGATCTGACAAAACAAGCCAAGCTGCTACTGAGGTTATTGAATGGGAAGCGAAAGTTGAGAGAGGCCAAGAAGAATTTGATAATATCTCGAAAATGATTAAGAAAGAAGTTGAACGATTCGAGTTGGGGAGAGTAGAAGATTTTAAGGAGCAGTTAACAGAATATTTAGAATCCATGTTGCTATACCAAAATCAAATCATTAAATTTTGGGAGAGCTTTTTACCCGAAGCTCGAGCTGTTGCATGA
- the LOC143213349 gene encoding osteoclast-stimulating factor 1-like: MSTMTGMPVQTPAPPKTTWRPGKVKVMRALYKYTAQNTDELSFDEGDLLYVYDKDVEPNWWRAKCGNREGLVPANYVEEQTEEIELPLHDAARRGNLLLLKEYIKQGVSATALDTVGNTSLYWAARAGHVDCVKELLSLPNPIVDAQNKMGETPLHAAASRGHTDIVNLLLQYGADPTIKNNDGLVAEELSSNISIKNMIQLSRQHYDKTYGYTEDDYNDDSD, from the exons ATGTCTACCATGACGGGTATGCCTGTACAAACACCTGCTCCACCCAAAACCACTTGGAGACCTG GTAAGGTCAAAGTCATGCGAGCATTGTATAAATACACAGCACAAAAT acAGATGAACTGTCTTTCGATGAAGGTGATCTTCTTTATGTTTACGACAAAGACGTAGAACCCAATTGGTGGAGGGCAAAGTGTGGGAATCGAGAGGGACTTGTACCAGCTAACTATG TTGAAGAACAAACGGAAGAAATTGAATTACCATTGCACGATGCTGCGAGACGTGGGaatcttttattattaaaagaatatattaaacAAGGAGTTTCTGCAACAGCTTTAGACACAGTGGGGAATACCTCACTATACTGGGCTGCTCGTGCTGGTCATGTAGATTGTGTAAAAGAACTCTTAAGCTTGCCAAATCCCATAGTCGATGCTCAA aataaaatgggTGAAACTCCATTGCATGCAGCAGCAAGTCGTGGACATACAGATATAGTGAATTTGTTATTGCAATATGGTGCAGAcccaacaataaaaaataacgatggccTAGTTGCCGAAGAACTATCTTCcaatatttcaattaaaaatatgatacaACTCAGTCGACAGCACTATGATAAAACATATGGATACACAGAGGATGATTACAACGACGACAGTGATTAA